In the genome of Carcharodon carcharias isolate sCarCar2 chromosome 35, sCarCar2.pri, whole genome shotgun sequence, the window GGCTACAAAATGCgttgggacgtcctgaggtggGAAGGGGGCAAGGGGGTGAGGTGAAAGTGTCAGTTGAGGAAGGCTcctgactcccccacccccgcttaaACCAACGTTTCAATTCCTGACACTCCCCCTAACCCCCTCCCACCTCACATCAGTGAACTGACAGCTTTCTCATCCATGGCATAAACGGAGTAATCTGATCCGTCACAAACGCACTGCGATTCCTGTAAGGAAGTGGATCTGAAAGAAAAGAGGTGTGAGGAGTCCCCTGCCTGagataggggggtggggggctgggagttaaaaataaaatattacccaacttcatcagaactgtgagctgctttgcggtCAACCTCCTGTTTTGAGAAGAGTGGAACTGATTTTGCAGGGATCAGCACAGACAGCTGAGCTCACAGCGCTGACACGCGCTTGCTCTCTGACAATTTATTTACCCAGCCATAAACAGAGATGCTGGGGATCTGCTGAGTAAATGCAGGAGAGCAGAAGGCGTTCTCTTGCACACTCTTAACGTCACTGAGCTGTTTTGTGGCTTTTGCCATTTGTAGTTGCATCTGAGGAAGGAATGATttgttgagagtgagagaggtagagagagataaGTCGTGAGCAGGAAAGAGCGACTTTAACTTGCTGGAACATGGGCTATCCAAGGCAAAAAAATAAAGCTGGTTTTCTCTGCGCATTGCTGTTAGCATGGCTGCTGGGCTCCGCGATAGAATGTGGTAAGGTGATGATTTTAATCGAttctttaactctttttaaccCAATGTTAGGTTGGGGCGATGTCAGAGGAAGAATTTGAAATATTTACACACTTCTGTTACATTGAACATTCCCAGGGCACATACAGCATGacgttagatatagagtaaagccccctctacactgtccccattagacagtcccaggacaggtaaagcatgggattagatacagattaaagctccccctacattgtccccatcaaacactctctggacaggtacagcacggggttagatacagagtaaagctccctctacaccgtccacatcaaacacctccaggacaggtacagcacggggttagatacagagtaaagcttcctctacactgtctccatcaaacactcccaggacaggtacagcacggagttagatgctgagtaaagctccctctacattgtccccatcaaacactcccaggacaggtacaacacagggttagatacagggtaaagccaTCTCAACTGGCACATTTTGGGGTTAATGGCTGTTGGTGAGTGGAGACTGACAGGTCTTTGTGAATTCTCAGCTCAGGTGGGAGAAAGACCAGCGTAGGTCTTGGAAACTGGAGATAGCTTAAGTTGTATTTGTATTTATAGATGTTAGGaataagctatagctttaagtttaaatttaatttctatttctgtatttgtttttTAAAGGAACCTgagttttaattttgttttaaactgatGCCTGCAATTTGAGGGCTTTGTTTGTATACCTGAATTCTACTGAGATTTTATGGCTCTTGAAGTAGGAAAAAttatgctgttgcctagcaacaggggggtCCACAGAGACAGAATAGCAGTTTTAGTTCATTTGGAAGCAGgtgccaggagaagctggacacaaGAGAGGGGACTGCCGGAAGCAGGTTCGAAAGGATGAGAAGTTCCCAaaccagggagtggaacaggagagaagTCCCAGGAAGACAGTGAAGTCAAGGGAGAAGAACAAGAATTTGAACAAGGTCCTGCCTAGTGAAGTTAAACTTAGGAGCAGAAGACAATgctccaaattaaagagagaaagctgcagaGAACAGACATAAAGCAAATTAGGCTTGTTGGAAGGcaaaagatccaaggagacagctgagggtctataactctttactatgagcatgtgaagcagGCACGGCTGAGTATCGGAGAGAGAGTACAAGGAAGGCAAAGTTTGAATGCACATGGTGATCCagaggagaggaacatcagaaggaaagATCGAAAGCCTGgaagtggacccttgtggaaggcgtcaGAGAGAAAacgtcatttgggagaagattctaaaGCAAATTCTTcacaagtggagattggaaaccttcgtataaaagatggagttcagtgagcccggttggctcatggtgtgacaagtgtctggggggagctGATGAGAGATCCTTCGCATCCATTTGGGGTGGCACTGTCACTTGGTTACAGAGTgttgtgtgtctgaccacaggtcgattattggtttacatggactattTACTTACAGTGAAGCTTAGAGTATAGGATAGCTTTTAAACTTGTGTTACCTTTATGAATCTATATATATCTATGAAGGTGTAGTTGTGGGTaatggagtattgtaatatagttcatcttttcttgcttaataaatgttttattgttttgttaaaaattcatcagctgtctcctgtgactgttcagtagctgccctccacatttctaaataaaaaataaaagttaggttcTATCCAGCTGAGTTCCAACTTGGGATCTGaattgtccagtagtaacatcagctgggatcgtaactgACACTTAGTCCGTTTTTAGGTGACAGTGGCCATCACCCTCTAAATATCACACACCAAATGTCATGCTGCACACATCTTAACCATTCTTGCAAATGATTATTTCaaagcagagagaaagagggagagagagagagaggaattccAGTCAAGCGTAGGAATCAGATGGAACAGTCAGAGAATGGctgtggcacagaaggaggcattcagcccatcgtgccctcTGCAAGAgcatctcacccagtcccactcccaaccttttccccgtaaccctgtacattcttccttttcatataacaatccaattccccttttgaaagccttgattgatcctgcctccatcacactctcaggcagcacattccagatcctaaccactcgctgtgtgaaaaaatttctcctcatgacTCCGTTGCTTAAAaccgtagaaaagttacagtgcagaaagaggccattcagcccatcgtgtctgtaccggCCATAAAGAGAAAAGAAGTTAACCtcttttttaatcccactttccagcacctggtccatagccttgcaggttacagtacctcaggtgcagatccaggtacctccTAAATgtgttgagtgtttcagcctcaaccactaatttcaggcagtgaattccagatgcccaccacactctgggtgaagaagtttttcctcatgtcctctctaatcgttctatcaatcacctgaaatctgtgccccctggtaattgacccctcagctagggggaaacgggtctttcctgtctatcttATCTAGgcttctcataattttgtacacctcaattaggtcacccctcagcctcccctgttctaaggaaaacaactccagccaatccagtctttccccatagctgcaattttccagctctggcaacattctggtaaatttcctctgtgctctctccaaagCGATTATGACCTtcttgtacacaaaattccagctgtgacctaaccagcattttatacagttccatcatttcattcctgcttttgtattcaatacttcatccaataaaggaaagcattccatatgctttcttgatcactttgtccacctgtcctgccaccttcagggacctgcagacatgcactccaaggcctctcacttcctcaacctctctcaatatcctcccgtttattgagtaGTCCCTTGTTTTTTTTGACCCcccccaaatgcattatctcacacttctcttgattaaatccatttgccactcttccgcccactcaaccaaactttcttttgccaatcgccttaaatctgtctcctctggttctcgattcttccaccaagtttctccctatctactctgtcccaggcccctcatgattttcaaaGTGGAATCGTTATATTTTATAAGATATTCCAAACCATCTTTGATTAATAAGCTAAAGCATGAATGTCTGAATATGACAGATTGCACCTatgttatttaatttattaactaCAATAGCTGAGGGAACACAATAGTTCTATTAATATCTAAAGCACATATTTCATTCTGATTATTTCATTCTGCCAGTGTGCAAATAAATCATCACAATTGAATTCCTTGGTGCAGCGTTCCTTATATACGACGGTAACCCAACGGACCTGCACCAGCTGTCTTTATTCTGCATTATTTTCAGGATAATGTGGGTGTCCTTTACCTAGCATTCATAGCAGCAGGGAAACCAGCCAATCCCCTTCCCTTTTCTTTTCTGTTCCAGTCTCACtcagccacccacccccccacccccccacccccccgcccaaccacaccctcacttcttcttccagtacattgatgacagCCGCTTCCTGTGCTGGCCCTGAACCGGAACATTtcaatcaactttgcttccaatctccacactTATGTTCAGTCCACAAGCGTCACCCTGAAATTCTGGTTGCCTGTCTCTTTAATTTTCCACCTCACTCTGACTCTGACCTCCCTGCCCTCGGTCTGCAGCGCCATTCTGATTCTGACCTCCCTGCCCTCGGCCTGCGGCGTTGTTCTGACTCTTATTTCCATGTCCTCGGTCTGCGGTGCCGTTCTGACTCTGACCTCCCTGCCCTCGGACTGTGGCGccattccaatgaagctcaaggagtaacacctcatcttttgattagtcgctttacagcctcctggactcaacattgagttcaacaattttagatcataatctCTATTCCCATTCTTTGGGCGGTGGCTGTTGGTGATGATTCTATGTTTCCcgtttacacctcctctagatcTATCATCCGTTTCTATTTTGTCTCATTACCATCTTTTTTGCCCTTGCGCCCTCCTcccatttgtcatttaatctctccagtCTTCTCTCCCTATTCCAGACCTTCACTTTTGTTCTTcctacccctccccacccctctgtATTTCTTTGAAACCTGTCACCTCTCTTTCCCCAGCTCCAATGTAAGGTCTTCGAGCTtgaatgttaaccctgtttccctcGCCACTGTCGCTGCCTTGGCTCTGGACCATTCCTGGCGTTTTCAGAGTCCCTTACTTATGCTTGTGTGTTTATTTTCTATTCCTTCTTGGGATGTAAGTGTCGCTGGCGAAccggcatttgctgcccatcccaagttgcttcttgaactgagtgtctcactagggccacttcagaggggccaattaagagtcagccacattgctgtggcctggagtcacatgtaggccagactgggtaaggatggcagatttccttacctgaagggacagtgaaccagatggggtttttacaccAATCCAGTAATCTCATGATTATATCAGCTTTTTAAATTCTGGGTTTATTAATGAATTTCATTTACAtctccccagctgccatggtgggatttgaattcatgggcaggattttttgaaTGGGTCCCGCGCCATCACCCACAGAGTCAATGGGGACGCTACCTCGCTGATCCTGGCAGCCGTTGAACACTCCATGAGGCTTTCATTGTCTAAGTTTGAGGCcattacctcaccaccacccccatccccccccccccccccccccccccccccaaacctgggGAGGGGAGCCATTGTAAGGCAGTTGCTGGCCAACCTGATTGGCTGACAGAActatagtcccagcagcgccacgtTTGAGCGGTGCTCACTGCTAAGGCTACAGCCAGTCCTCGAAGAGGAGGTTATGAAGGccggtgttttttttattctttcatgggatgtgggcatcgctggctagacgaGCAACTATTGCCACCCCctattgaccttgagaaggtggtggtgagtcgccttcttgaactactgcaatccctgtgctgtaggtacacccacagcactactagggagggagttccaggattttgacccagcaacagcggaGGAACggctgatgtatttccaagtcagatggtgagtggctcggagggtaGCTCACAGGcgatagtgttcccatgtgtctgctgcctttgtccttctaagtggtagtggtcgCGTGTTTGGGCGGTACTGtcacaggagccttggtgagttgctgcagtgcatcttgtcgatggtacacacactgctgcacctgtgtgtcggagggagtgaatgttaaaggtgtggatggggtgtcgaacaagcagggctgctttgtcttggatgatgccCATGGAGTGGCCAGGTCAAGAGCCTCAACAGGTCCAGGGGGCCCCACAcctccactgcccccacccaccaccaccccaccccccacccctccataaGATAAGAGACAGCTCGGAGTGGGTGGGTACGTGGCAGACAGGTCACGTGCTGCATATCACCAGCAGTGCCACCGGGTTCGCAAGTGGGGGGGAGCCATAAAACCATGGCTCTGGATTATGAGCCCAGTGACATCCACAGTAAGTTACCATCTCCTGAAGCTGATCCCAATTATTTTTCACTTCTAGCAGAGCAAAGAGTGCGGGGGATGATTTTCAGCGTCTCTGACAGCCGGACCTCCATTGTCACCTCGACCACTGATGACATGACCCTCGCCTACCATAACAGCACCGAGTCCAACAGTGTGTTCCTTATTGAGGCGCTGAATGCGCTCCATGCTGAGTCAAACAATCTCATCCAGAAATACCAGAGCTATCTGACATTGAATGAAATCCTTCTCAACGAAATGGCGAACCGCATCCCGGAGGAACAAAACGGTAATTCGAATAGTCACTTGGTGGTACGGAATATGAGCATTGGTGAAAAAGAGACATGATGTTGAAACTTTTTGTCTCACAATCATCAGGATAGAtggaagaatgccaaatttcaaaggggagagagaacaaagAATGACACTAAGAACTACACCAATGACCATTTTTAAATTATCAGTGGGATTCGCACATgcacatgctagaagctacatatattcatatgcagggacctgccCTCTGCAGACTGAAGGAACATGTCCAGCCATGGCACCTTTTTCGAATTAAATAAAAGTGTGAGGGACAaaagctccctggtgcattctccatggcaacaccttgaccaatAAGAATTGACtttccagccaatcagcaccctattctcatgcagtataaattgttgctccctcagaaatttggcattcttgcttcTGTCCTGGTGAGTCCAAgagaaaaagctttgacagcatgtttcTTTTCTCGGCAAGCCTCaaatgctgtactgtcaggtgACCAGTCTTTAATTCTATGATTCCTTTCTCAATTACCTCATGCTCCCcctcatagagttatacagcacagaaacaggcccttccgCCCATATTTGTCTCAGTTTGAGATATCCCATCCACCCCATCGCCTGCTTTATGCTCAGTTCTCAATCCTCCTCCCTTACTTATTGGAACATCCCGGGAGCTCCAAGATGGTGAGGCACTAGGCTCGGGACACGAGTCAAGGAacaggggaggccattcagccccttgagcctgcatcACCATTCAatccaatcatggctgatctacaacCTAACTCCATtttaggccacacctggagtcactgtgagCAGTTGTGGGCATCACACCTTCGGAAAGTTTTGCTGACCTCGGAGAGGGTTCTGTGTTGATTGACCAGAATGATCCCTggattccaagggttaaattcTGAGGAGAGGTATCAGAAACTATGCTCATATTCCCTGGAattgagaagattaagggggtgaTCTGAACAAAGTTTTCGAGATATTCATGGGAACTGATAGCTCCGATTGAGAGGGATCGTTTCTCgctggtcgggggggtggggtagtcTGGGACAAGGGGGCAGAGTCTGAAAATGAGAGGTAGACCCTTCAGGAGTGAAGTGAGGAAAAACtcctacacacaaagggtggttggagtttgaaactctcttccccaaatggCCATTGATGCcgggtcaattgttaattttaaatctgtgagATTGAGAGATATTTGCGAACCAAAGGTTTTAAGGGATACTGGGCGAAGGCAGGTAGGTGGAGGTAGGtgacagatcagacatgatctcgcTGAATGGTCAAAGTCTTCCTGTTCTGTCTAGTTGGAGGGGGCGATCTGCTTAATTTTGAAGATGCGAGCTCTGCTGCTAACACCCCCTTTCAAGTTTTTAACCTTGTGCCTTCCAGACGACCCCATAGTGTTGCTTTATCCGGGTGAACCCTTCACCTTAGGGGGGAAGAACACCCTGAATTGTTTTGTGAGTCATCTGTTTCCGCCAGTGGCCCATGTGTCCTTCCTGAAGAACGATCAGCCCCTATCTGGGCAAGTGAGGTCCTCGCAGTTCACCTTCGACAACAGCTGGATGTTTCAAATCTTGAAATATGTGCAAATTGAGCCTGCTGTCGGGGACAAGTATTCGTGTGTGGTGGAGCTAGTCACCAAGGAGCAGTTCCGAGcctactggggtacagtccatcATTAAAACTGGGGTACACTGATCATTAACACTGCGGTACACTTATCattaatactggggtacagaccatcattaacactggggtacagatcatcattaacactggggtacactgaTCATTAACACTGCGGTACACTGATCATTAACACTGCGGTACACTTATCattaatactggggtacagaccatcattaacactggggtacactgaTCATTAACACTGCAGTACACTGATCATTAACACTGGAGTATGCTGAtcattaacactggggtacattccatcattaacactggggtacactgaTCATTAACACTGCGGTACACTTATCattaatactggggtacagaccatcattaacactggggtaccctgatcattaacactggggtacagaccatcattagcactggggtacagatcatcattaacactggggtacagtccatcATTAGCACTTGGATACAGTTATCATTAACACTGCGGTATGCTGATCATTAACACTGGGATATACTGAtcattaacactggggtacacttaTTTACACTGGGATACACTGAtcattaacactggggtacccTGATCattaacactggggtgcagtccatcatcaacactggggtacactgaTCATTAACACTGGAATACAATCCATCattaacactggcgtacagtctGTCATTAACACTGGGATATACTGATCGTTAACACTGGGATAAAGTAATCATTAACACTGGGATACACTGACCATTAACACTGGGGCACACTGATCATTAACACTGGGATACACTGAACCTTAGCACTGGGATACACTGAACCTTAGCACTGGGATACACTGATCATTAGCACTGGGGTTCACTGAACATTAGCACCGGGGTACAATCCATCATTAACACTGGGATATACTGATCATTTACACTGGGGTACACTGATCATTAACATTTGGGTAAAGTCCATCATTCACAGTGGGATACAGTATGTCATTAACAGTGCGACACAGTAACTGACAGACAAGGCACAAACTGACAGACAGACAtttacagactgacagacaggcagagacgaATGGACAGACATAGACTGCGAGGCAGACAGGTGCAgactgagacagatagacacagactGATGGAAAGATACACAGGCAGACATTGACAGCCGGTAAAAACACACTGaaagacagatacacacagggcaGACAGGGGTTTCAGACCTATTCACAACAGCAGAGGTGAAGGTAGACACggtcagagacagacacacacacacaccacacacacagtcacaaacacacacacacaatcacagaaacacacagtcataaacacacactatcacaaacacagtcacaaagATACACACTGTCATATATATGCACACAGTCGTAaacgcacacacaatcacagacacacacactcataacatgcagtcacaggcac includes:
- the LOC121272833 gene encoding H-2 class II histocompatibility antigen, A-U alpha chain-like isoform X2, whose protein sequence is MGYPRQKNKAGFLCALLLAWLLGSAIECEQRVRGMIFSVSDSRTSIVTSTTDDMTLAYHNSTESNSVFLIEALNALHAESNNLIQKYQSYLTLNEILLNEMANRIPEEQNDDPIVLLYPGEPFTLGGKNTLNCFVSHLFPPVAHVSFLKNDQPLSGQVRSSQFTFDNSWMFQILKYVQIEPAVGDKYSCVVELVTKEQFRAYWEATASDNHKNPVQIAICTVGFVIGALGMMTGLCLIFYKQGNEVGSRDQQTIAAEEPQDSMLNGEGAQDEGTRVDRSDPNQPAEC
- the LOC121272833 gene encoding H-2 class II histocompatibility antigen, A-U alpha chain-like isoform X1, with translation MGYPRQKNKAGFLCALLLAWLLGSAIECAEQRVRGMIFSVSDSRTSIVTSTTDDMTLAYHNSTESNSVFLIEALNALHAESNNLIQKYQSYLTLNEILLNEMANRIPEEQNDDPIVLLYPGEPFTLGGKNTLNCFVSHLFPPVAHVSFLKNDQPLSGQVRSSQFTFDNSWMFQILKYVQIEPAVGDKYSCVVELVTKEQFRAYWEATASDNHKNPVQIAICTVGFVIGALGMMTGLCLIFYKQGNEVGSRDQQTIAAEEPQDSMLNGEGAQDEGTRVDRSDPNQPAEC